A single window of Paracoccus albus DNA harbors:
- a CDS encoding CDP-alcohol phosphatidyltransferase family protein, producing the protein MEIRLKALFVHLLTASGAVFSMLAMLAAVEERWSLMFFWLIVALVVDGIDGPLARRYRVKETWPLYDGVLMDLIIDFLTYVFIPAFALFKSDLLPGWTGWFAIIAITYGSILYFSDTRMKTRDNSFAGFPACWNMVVLVLFALKPNFWLILLIVAVLTVAMFTNVKFVHPVRTQRWRAISLPMAAAWVACGIWAILVDFHPSSWANWGLVITSLWLIFAGGLQQLTEPREH; encoded by the coding sequence ATGGAAATACGCCTGAAAGCCCTGTTCGTTCATCTGCTAACTGCCTCTGGTGCGGTCTTCTCTATGTTGGCGATGCTTGCCGCCGTGGAAGAGCGGTGGTCGCTGATGTTCTTCTGGCTGATTGTCGCGCTAGTTGTCGACGGTATCGACGGCCCGCTGGCGCGGCGGTACCGGGTCAAGGAAACCTGGCCGCTATACGATGGCGTGCTGATGGATCTCATCATCGACTTCCTGACCTATGTGTTCATACCGGCCTTTGCGCTGTTCAAATCAGACCTGCTGCCGGGCTGGACGGGGTGGTTCGCAATCATTGCGATCACTTATGGATCAATTCTATATTTCTCTGACACGCGTATGAAAACGCGTGATAATTCCTTTGCAGGGTTTCCTGCTTGCTGGAATATGGTTGTTCTCGTCTTATTTGCGTTGAAGCCGAATTTTTGGCTTATCCTTCTTATCGTCGCGGTGCTGACCGTGGCGATGTTCACCAACGTAAAGTTTGTCCATCCGGTCCGCACGCAACGCTGGCGGGCCATCTCCTTGCCGATGGCTGCCGCGTGGGTGGCTTGTGGGATATGGGCGATCCTTGTCGACTTTCATCCGTCCAGCTGGGCCAACTGGGGCCTTGTGATCACAAGCCTCTGGCTGATCTTCGCGGGTGGATTGCAGCAACTGACAGAGCCGCGAGAGCACTGA
- a CDS encoding ABC transporter substrate-binding protein, giving the protein MFQRWTITTAAIALLTTPALAQQDGITLGMVLEPPSLDPTGNAAAAIDEIVYSNVFEGLTKFAPDGTIQPALASSWDVEDDGKTYIFHLQEGVKFHDGADFNAEDVVFSLDRARADDSTNPQKTLFEGIETVEAVDPVTVRITLSAADGMFPFKMAWGDAVMLDEASVANEATQPVGTGPFQFGEWRQGDSIRLDAFEGYWGDKPALKTATFRFIGDPTAAFAAIMAGDVDAFPIFPSTETLAQLEADPRFKVIVGTTEGETILTMNKAVPPLDNVQVREAIAHAVNRQEIIDGAMFGYGTPIGTHFAPHHPDYVDLTEQSAYDPERAKELLAEAGIEDLTLRLALPPTPYARRGGELLAAQLRAVGIETEATNMEWAQWLETVYTGKDYDLTIISHVEPMDIGIYVRDDYYFNYSNDELKEVLAEANSTTDDARRSELLKQAQTIIADDYANGYLFQLAKTGVANAKIEGLWENSPTPANDLSQVRWTE; this is encoded by the coding sequence ATGTTCCAACGCTGGACGATCACAACCGCTGCAATCGCACTTCTCACGACACCCGCTCTGGCCCAGCAGGATGGCATTACGCTTGGCATGGTGCTGGAGCCGCCGAGCCTTGATCCAACGGGCAATGCCGCTGCCGCTATCGACGAAATCGTCTATTCCAATGTGTTTGAGGGGCTGACGAAGTTCGCGCCCGACGGCACCATCCAGCCAGCTCTGGCGAGCAGTTGGGATGTGGAGGATGACGGCAAAACCTATATTTTCCACCTGCAGGAAGGCGTGAAGTTCCACGACGGTGCGGACTTCAACGCTGAAGATGTCGTGTTTTCGCTGGATCGTGCGCGGGCCGATGATTCGACCAATCCGCAGAAAACGCTGTTCGAGGGCATCGAAACGGTAGAGGCCGTCGATCCTGTCACCGTGCGGATCACACTGTCCGCCGCGGATGGGATGTTTCCGTTCAAGATGGCTTGGGGCGATGCGGTGATGCTGGATGAGGCCTCGGTTGCCAATGAAGCGACCCAGCCCGTCGGCACAGGGCCGTTCCAGTTCGGAGAATGGCGTCAGGGCGATTCCATTCGTCTTGATGCGTTCGAGGGCTATTGGGGCGACAAGCCGGCACTGAAGACCGCCACCTTCCGCTTCATCGGTGATCCGACCGCTGCCTTTGCGGCGATCATGGCAGGCGATGTCGATGCCTTTCCCATCTTTCCCTCGACCGAGACTCTGGCGCAGCTGGAGGCCGATCCCCGCTTCAAGGTCATCGTCGGCACGACAGAGGGTGAGACGATCCTGACGATGAACAAAGCCGTACCGCCGCTCGACAATGTTCAGGTACGAGAAGCGATTGCACATGCCGTTAACCGGCAGGAGATCATTGACGGGGCAATGTTCGGCTACGGCACGCCGATCGGCACGCATTTCGCGCCGCATCACCCGGACTATGTCGATCTGACCGAGCAGTCGGCCTATGACCCAGAGCGTGCCAAGGAATTGCTGGCAGAAGCCGGGATAGAGGACCTGACCCTACGTCTGGCCCTTCCGCCCACGCCCTATGCTCGTCGTGGCGGGGAGCTGCTGGCGGCGCAACTGCGTGCCGTGGGCATCGAAACTGAGGCGACCAATATGGAATGGGCGCAATGGCTGGAGACGGTCTATACGGGCAAGGATTACGATCTGACCATCATCAGCCATGTCGAGCCCATGGATATCGGCATCTATGTGCGCGATGATTACTATTTCAATTACAGCAATGATGAGTTGAAAGAGGTACTGGCAGAGGCAAACAGCACAACCGACGATGCCCGTCGTTCCGAATTGCTGAAGCAGGCGCAGACGATCATAGCCGATGACTATGCAAACGGATACCTGTTCCAGCTTGCCAAGACCGGCGTTGCAAATGCCAAGATCGAAGGGTTGTGGGAAAACTCACCGACCCCTGCCAATGATCTGTCTCAGGTTCGCTGGACGGAGTAA
- a CDS encoding lytic transglycosylase domain-containing protein: MRRFLTAVLVLCLSGQTALARPAVDAIDGRAPKTAAKNERCTDDGLHCIRAETYVADVCRTIERAASREGLDKNFLARLIWKESRFEPSAVSPAGAEGIAQFIPSTARIVGLHDPYNPAEAIQVSANYLRRLRDYFGSIGLAAVAYNGGENRAARFLQDGGTLPYETQDYVEAITGFNAWRWRDDPPTPDKLDLRLDGDTAFLPACTKLAGNRTLREFAPSQASDPVLPWGVILASHRTRAGAQSQANRFNRALSPILDGKRVSYVRRTLRKGAPRVYTAQVGWNSRSEANRFCQRARSVGLSCIVLRN; encoded by the coding sequence ATGCGACGATTCCTGACTGCTGTTTTGGTTCTGTGCCTGAGCGGGCAGACTGCTCTGGCACGGCCTGCCGTTGACGCCATCGACGGAAGGGCGCCGAAAACGGCAGCCAAAAACGAACGCTGCACAGATGATGGCCTGCATTGTATTCGCGCTGAAACTTATGTCGCCGATGTCTGCCGGACCATCGAACGCGCCGCTTCGCGAGAGGGTCTGGACAAGAATTTTCTCGCGCGCCTGATCTGGAAGGAAAGCCGGTTCGAGCCGAGCGCGGTCTCTCCTGCCGGGGCCGAAGGCATCGCCCAGTTTATCCCCAGCACGGCGCGGATCGTCGGGCTGCATGACCCATACAACCCGGCAGAGGCGATTCAGGTTTCAGCCAACTACCTGCGCCGGTTGCGCGACTATTTCGGCTCCATCGGGCTGGCCGCTGTCGCCTATAACGGTGGCGAGAACCGGGCGGCACGCTTTCTTCAGGACGGTGGCACCCTGCCCTACGAGACGCAGGATTATGTCGAAGCCATCACCGGCTTCAACGCTTGGCGTTGGCGCGACGATCCGCCGACGCCGGATAAACTGGACCTGCGTCTGGATGGTGACACAGCCTTCCTGCCCGCCTGTACAAAGCTTGCCGGAAACCGGACCCTGCGAGAGTTTGCGCCGTCGCAGGCCAGTGACCCCGTTCTGCCCTGGGGCGTGATCCTGGCGTCACACCGGACCCGCGCAGGCGCGCAAAGTCAGGCCAACCGCTTCAACCGTGCCCTCAGCCCGATCCTTGACGGCAAGCGCGTCAGCTATGTCAGGCGCACCCTGCGCAAAGGCGCGCCGCGGGTCTACACCGCGCAGGTCGGCTGGAATTCCAGATCAGAGGCAAATCGCTTCTGCCAAAGGGCGCGTTCGGTCGGGCTGAGCTGTATCGTTTTGCGCAACTGA
- a CDS encoding L,D-transpeptidase: MRLISIALAVVVGLAACAPTTQTAPAAPTKVVPAYYEARTDTGPNGEPIQISAVKSAYLNERTMRTTVPYNGPEEAGTIVVDPFARVLYYVQAGGMAERYGVAVGAAGKNFAGNGTIARKAEWPSWTPTPNMVRTQPELYGPLKGGMAGGKDNPLGSRALYLYQNGRDTYYRIHGTLDDSSIGKATSAGCIRMFNQDIMDLFNRIPNGTTVHVRSQSESVRYEGPVVESPEGYAIPANQTPMTTAAPGTSPVESVIIEG; encoded by the coding sequence ATGCGCCTCATCTCTATCGCGCTTGCCGTGGTCGTCGGCTTGGCCGCTTGTGCCCCGACCACCCAAACGGCACCAGCCGCGCCGACCAAGGTCGTCCCCGCCTATTACGAAGCCCGCACCGATACCGGCCCGAATGGGGAGCCCATTCAGATCAGCGCTGTCAAATCCGCCTATCTGAATGAACGCACGATGCGCACGACCGTGCCTTACAATGGCCCTGAGGAGGCAGGCACCATTGTCGTCGATCCGTTCGCGCGTGTTCTGTACTATGTGCAGGCAGGCGGCATGGCAGAGCGTTATGGCGTCGCCGTTGGCGCAGCCGGCAAGAACTTCGCAGGCAACGGGACCATTGCGCGCAAGGCGGAATGGCCCAGCTGGACCCCGACCCCAAACATGGTCCGCACGCAGCCGGAACTTTACGGCCCGCTGAAAGGTGGCATGGCAGGCGGCAAGGACAATCCGCTGGGTTCGCGTGCGCTGTATCTGTATCAGAATGGCCGCGACACCTACTACCGTATCCACGGCACGCTGGACGATTCCTCGATCGGCAAGGCGACCTCGGCCGGTTGTATCCGCATGTTCAACCAGGACATTATGGACCTGTTTAACCGGATCCCGAACGGCACCACCGTTCATGTCCGTTCGCAGTCGGAAAGCGTTCGCTACGAAGGTCCGGTCGTTGAATCGCCGGAAGGTTACGCGATCCCCGCGAACCAGACGCCGATGACGACCGCTGCACCGGGCACCAGCCCCGTTGAAAGCGTGATCATCGAAGGCTGA
- the uvrA gene encoding excinuclease ABC subunit UvrA — MEQKFIEIRGAREHNLKNVDMDIPRDQLVVITGLSGSGKSSLAFDTIYAEGQRRYVESLSAYARQFLDMAGKPDVDHISGLSPAISIEQKTTSKNPRSTVGTVTEIYDYLRLLFARVGTPYSPATGLPIEAQQVQDMVDRIMAMEDGTRGYLLAPIVRDRKGEYKKEFLELRKQGFQRVKVDGEFYEIDEAPELDKKYRHNIDVVVDRLVVREGLETRLADSLRTALDLASGIAILETAPAEGDPERITFSENFSCPVSGFTLPEIEPRLFSFNAPMGACPECDGLGVELFFDEHLVVPDQALSIAGGAIAPWAKSKSAYLTQTINALAKHYGFDKKTPWRDLPEKIRKLFLYGSGKDEIKFRFDDAGRIYEVTRKFEGVIPNMQRRLRESDSNWVREEMERYQNNRPCQVCNGYRLRPEALSVKIADHHVGQVVEKSIHEALDWITDAPNHLSKQKNEIAVAILKEIRERLGFLVNVGLDYLTLSRAAGTLSGGESQRIRLASQIGSGLTGVLYVLDEPSIGLHQRDNDRLITTLKGLRDQGNSVIVVEHDEDAIRNADYVFDMGPGAGVHGGGVVAKGTPEEIAADSASLTGQYLAGIREIAVPAERRKGTGKSVTVVGATGNNLKDVTAEFPLGKFVCVSGVSGGGKSTLTIETLFKTASQRLNGARQAPAPCETIKGLENLDKVIDIDQRPIGRTPRSNPATYTGAYDHIRDWFANLPESKARGYKPGRFSFNVKGGRCEACQGDGVIKIEMHFLPDVYVECETCHGKRYNRETLEVLFKGKSIADVLAMTIEEAQEFFKAVPSIRRKMDGLMQVGLGYVKVGQQATTLSGGEAQRVKLAKELSRASTGKTLYILDEPTTGLHFEDVRKLLEVLHHLVEQGNTVVVIEHNLDVIKTADWIIDIGPEGGDGGGQIVASGTPEDVAEVDQSHTGRYLAPMLPVPQRKKAVRQK; from the coding sequence ATGGAACAGAAGTTCATCGAAATTCGCGGCGCACGCGAGCATAATCTGAAGAACGTGGATATGGATATTCCGCGTGACCAATTGGTGGTCATCACCGGGTTGTCGGGTTCAGGTAAGTCTAGCCTTGCCTTCGACACGATCTATGCCGAGGGGCAGCGCCGCTATGTCGAAAGCCTGTCGGCCTATGCGCGACAGTTCCTCGACATGGCGGGCAAGCCGGATGTGGACCATATCAGCGGGCTGTCCCCGGCGATTTCTATTGAGCAGAAGACGACCAGCAAGAACCCGCGCTCGACCGTCGGCACGGTGACCGAAATCTACGATTATCTGCGCCTGCTCTTCGCCCGCGTCGGCACCCCCTACAGCCCGGCCACCGGACTGCCCATCGAGGCGCAGCAGGTTCAGGACATGGTCGACCGGATCATGGCGATGGAGGACGGAACGCGCGGCTATCTGCTCGCCCCCATCGTGCGGGACCGGAAGGGCGAGTATAAGAAAGAATTCCTCGAACTGCGCAAACAGGGCTTTCAGCGGGTTAAAGTCGATGGCGAGTTTTACGAAATCGACGAGGCCCCGGAACTCGACAAGAAATACCGCCATAACATCGACGTGGTGGTCGATCGTCTTGTCGTGCGCGAAGGTTTGGAAACCCGGCTCGCCGATTCATTGCGCACCGCGCTCGATCTGGCCAGCGGCATCGCCATTCTGGAAACCGCCCCGGCGGAAGGCGACCCCGAACGTATCACCTTCAGCGAAAACTTCTCCTGTCCGGTCAGCGGTTTCACCCTGCCGGAAATCGAACCGCGGCTGTTTTCCTTTAACGCGCCGATGGGCGCTTGCCCCGAATGCGACGGGCTTGGGGTGGAATTGTTCTTCGACGAACATCTGGTCGTGCCGGATCAGGCACTGTCGATTGCGGGCGGGGCCATTGCGCCCTGGGCCAAGTCGAAATCCGCTTACCTGACCCAAACGATCAACGCGCTTGCCAAGCATTACGGCTTCGACAAGAAAACCCCGTGGCGCGATCTGCCGGAGAAGATCAGGAAGCTGTTCCTCTATGGTTCCGGCAAGGACGAAATCAAGTTCCGCTTCGACGATGCGGGTCGCATCTACGAGGTCACGCGAAAGTTTGAGGGCGTCATCCCCAACATGCAGCGCCGGTTGCGCGAAAGCGACTCGAACTGGGTCCGAGAGGAGATGGAGCGGTATCAGAACAACCGCCCCTGTCAGGTCTGCAACGGCTATCGCCTCCGCCCCGAGGCGCTGTCAGTCAAAATTGCCGATCACCATGTCGGGCAGGTCGTCGAGAAATCGATTCACGAGGCGCTCGATTGGATCACCGACGCCCCGAACCATCTGAGCAAGCAGAAGAATGAAATCGCCGTCGCGATCCTCAAGGAAATCCGCGAAAGGCTGGGTTTTCTGGTGAATGTCGGTCTTGATTACCTGACGCTCAGCCGCGCGGCGGGCACGCTGTCGGGCGGGGAAAGCCAGCGAATCCGGTTGGCCAGCCAGATAGGCAGCGGGCTGACCGGCGTGCTCTATGTGCTGGATGAGCCATCGATCGGGTTGCATCAGCGTGACAATGACCGGCTGATTACCACGCTGAAAGGGCTGCGGGATCAGGGCAACTCGGTAATCGTGGTGGAGCATGACGAGGATGCGATCCGCAATGCCGATTATGTGTTCGACATGGGGCCGGGCGCGGGCGTGCATGGCGGCGGGGTCGTCGCCAAAGGCACGCCAGAGGAAATCGCCGCGGACAGTGCCAGCCTGACCGGGCAGTATCTGGCCGGAATACGCGAAATCGCCGTACCTGCCGAACGCCGCAAGGGTACCGGCAAGTCTGTCACCGTCGTCGGCGCGACCGGCAACAACCTCAAGGATGTGACCGCCGAGTTTCCCTTGGGCAAGTTCGTCTGCGTCTCGGGCGTGTCGGGCGGCGGCAAGTCCACGCTGACCATTGAAACCCTTTTCAAAACCGCATCACAGCGGCTGAACGGCGCACGTCAGGCCCCTGCTCCTTGTGAGACGATCAAGGGCCTGGAAAACCTCGACAAGGTGATCGACATCGACCAACGTCCCATCGGCCGCACCCCGCGGTCAAACCCGGCGACCTATACCGGCGCTTACGACCATATCCGCGACTGGTTCGCCAACCTGCCGGAATCCAAGGCGCGCGGCTATAAGCCCGGCCGGTTCAGCTTCAACGTCAAGGGCGGGCGTTGCGAGGCCTGTCAGGGTGACGGCGTCATCAAGATCGAGATGCATTTCCTGCCCGACGTCTATGTCGAATGCGAAACCTGCCACGGCAAGCGCTATAACCGCGAAACGCTTGAGGTGCTGTTCAAGGGCAAATCCATCGCAGATGTGCTGGCCATGACCATCGAAGAGGCTCAGGAATTCTTCAAGGCAGTACCCTCGATCCGGCGCAAGATGGATGGGCTGATGCAGGTCGGCCTTGGCTATGTGAAGGTCGGCCAGCAGGCGACGACGCTGTCCGGCGGCGAGGCGCAGCGGGTGAAGCTGGCCAAAGAACTGTCACGAGCTTCCACCGGCAAGACCTTGTATATTCTTGATGAACCGACAACCGGCCTGCATTTCGAAGATGTGCGCAAGCTGCTGGAAGTGCTGCATCACCTTGTCGAACAAGGCAATACGGTTGTCGTGATCGAGCACAATCTCGACGTCATCAAGACAGCCGACTGGATCATCGACATCGGCCCGGAAGGCGGTGACGGTGGCGGCCAGATCGTGGCGAGCGGCACGCCAGAGGATGTTGCCGAAGTGGACCAGAGCCACACTGGCCGTTATCTAGCCCCGATGCTGCCCGTACCACAGCGGAAAAAGGCGGTGCGGCAAAAGTGA
- a CDS encoding GFA family protein, protein MAVQHYSGSCQCGAIAFEAELDLSEVNACNCSRCRRLGSVWSFVPAEAVKVVEDGATTEFLFNKNAISHLFCPVCGIEAYAKGKRGEQEVYGINVNCLDGVDARSLSVTMIDGASF, encoded by the coding sequence ATGGCTGTTCAGCACTATTCCGGAAGCTGCCAATGCGGCGCAATCGCCTTTGAGGCAGAGCTTGATCTGAGCGAGGTAAATGCCTGCAACTGCTCACGCTGCCGCAGGCTTGGCAGCGTGTGGAGCTTTGTGCCTGCTGAAGCGGTGAAGGTGGTCGAGGATGGGGCGACAACGGAATTTCTGTTTAACAAGAACGCGATATCGCATCTTTTCTGTCCGGTATGCGGAATCGAGGCCTATGCGAAGGGCAAGCGGGGAGAGCAGGAGGTCTACGGGATCAACGTGAACTGTCTGGACGGCGTTGATGCGCGCAGCCTTTCGGTGACGATGATCGATGGTGCCAGCTTCTGA
- a CDS encoding nucleoside deaminase, whose protein sequence is MSDFTSHMPRALDEARAAAGRGEVPVGAVITDAQGNIIASSGNRTREKSDPTAHAEIEVIRAACRIAGSERLPGYQIWVTLEPCPMCAAAISAARIARLYYGANDPRMGGVRHGAKVFDHPQCHHRPEITDGLSATESRDLLQEFFGKRR, encoded by the coding sequence ATGAGCGATTTCACCTCACATATGCCACGCGCTCTTGACGAAGCCCGCGCTGCAGCCGGCCGCGGCGAGGTGCCGGTCGGCGCGGTCATAACCGATGCTCAGGGCAATATCATCGCCAGCAGCGGCAACCGCACACGCGAAAAAAGCGACCCGACCGCACATGCAGAAATTGAGGTTATCCGTGCCGCCTGTCGGATCGCAGGCTCGGAACGCCTGCCCGGATACCAGATCTGGGTCACGCTGGAGCCCTGCCCGATGTGCGCTGCCGCCATTTCCGCCGCGCGCATTGCGCGGCTTTATTACGGTGCCAACGATCCGCGCATGGGCGGCGTGCGTCATGGTGCCAAGGTCTTCGACCACCCACAATGTCACCACCGACCGGAGATCACCGACGGCCTCTCCGCCACCGAATCGCGCGACCTGCTGCAAGAGTTCTTCGGCAAACGCCGCTGA
- a CDS encoding pseudouridine synthase → MTDPKNPEKPADADRIAKVMARAGVASRREAERMILEGRVAVNGKKIDSPALDVLPSDKVTVDGKKLDEPQETRLWLYYKPVGLVTSENDEKGRQTVFDALPRDLPRVMSVGRLDLNSEGLLLLTNDGELKRRLELPETGWLRRYRVRVNGQPNDLTFAPLRRGVEIDGEEFAPMEIKLDSQQGANAWLTVGIREGKNREIRRAMAHVGLQVNRLIRIGYGPFKLTGMEENEVREIKRRVLRDQLGGLLTGEPEEKERPFRARGADEERCGPRRDGARDDLGRDVAPRKFGARSDGNSPRSRVGAEGRFRKERDREDGPKKFGAVRQDGSGRPRRDDGERGLYERGDRDGQGRGKPKFNKNAASDGAGKRSFGRDPDGERKPRGGRDRDARGSDEGRRGKPFGRSADRPHRDRDETRGFGGGDGGKPRPRSGFKPRGEGPKRDGGPKPRGRDGGGRPGGGKPGGRGGPARSGRKGGPRRPKG, encoded by the coding sequence ATGACCGACCCGAAGAACCCCGAAAAACCCGCTGACGCCGACCGAATCGCCAAGGTCATGGCACGCGCCGGCGTCGCCTCTCGTCGTGAGGCGGAGCGAATGATTCTGGAAGGCCGCGTGGCGGTGAATGGGAAGAAGATCGACAGCCCGGCCCTGGATGTTCTGCCCTCGGATAAGGTGACAGTTGACGGCAAGAAGCTGGACGAACCGCAGGAAACGCGGCTGTGGCTGTATTACAAGCCGGTCGGGTTGGTGACATCTGAAAATGACGAGAAGGGGCGGCAGACGGTTTTTGATGCGCTGCCGCGTGATCTGCCGCGCGTCATGAGCGTCGGGCGGCTGGACCTGAACTCGGAAGGGTTGCTGCTGCTGACCAATGATGGCGAGTTGAAGCGGCGGCTGGAGCTTCCGGAAACCGGCTGGCTGCGGCGCTATCGTGTGCGGGTGAACGGTCAGCCCAATGATCTGACCTTCGCGCCCTTGCGGCGCGGTGTCGAGATCGACGGCGAAGAATTTGCCCCGATGGAGATCAAGCTGGACAGCCAGCAAGGTGCAAATGCCTGGCTGACGGTTGGCATTCGCGAGGGCAAGAATCGTGAGATCCGCCGGGCGATGGCCCATGTCGGGCTGCAGGTGAACCGACTGATCAGGATCGGCTATGGTCCGTTCAAACTGACCGGGATGGAGGAGAACGAGGTCAGGGAAATCAAGCGCCGCGTGCTGCGCGATCAACTGGGCGGGCTTTTGACCGGTGAGCCTGAGGAGAAGGAGCGGCCATTCCGTGCGCGTGGCGCGGATGAAGAACGTTGCGGCCCTCGCCGTGATGGGGCGCGTGATGATCTTGGTCGCGACGTGGCGCCTCGTAAATTCGGAGCGCGGTCCGACGGCAATTCACCGCGTTCGCGCGTTGGCGCGGAAGGACGTTTCCGTAAGGAGCGTGATCGTGAGGATGGGCCGAAGAAATTCGGTGCGGTCCGGCAGGACGGCAGTGGCCGGCCCCGTCGTGATGATGGTGAGCGCGGTTTGTACGAGCGCGGCGATCGGGATGGTCAAGGCCGAGGCAAGCCCAAATTCAACAAGAATGCCGCGTCAGATGGTGCTGGTAAGCGGTCGTTTGGGCGTGATCCTGATGGCGAGCGTAAGCCGCGCGGCGGCAGAGATAGAGATGCGCGAGGATCGGATGAGGGGCGTCGCGGCAAGCCTTTCGGCAGGTCAGCTGACCGCCCGCATCGCGACCGCGACGAGACGCGGGGATTTGGCGGAGGTGATGGTGGCAAGCCACGACCACGCTCTGGCTTCAAACCGCGTGGGGAGGGGCCGAAGCGCGACGGTGGACCAAAGCCGCGCGGTCGCGATGGCGGTGGCAGACCGGGTGGCGGGAAGCCGGGGGGCCGTGGCGGCCCCGCGAGATCAGGTCGCAAAGGAGGGCCCCGCCGTCCCAAGGGTTAA
- the hemP gene encoding hemin uptake protein HemP, producing MTATRPAEFVRAGIVPVNNLPTHEAESLTAGGNQALIVLNDQVYNLRITRAGKLILTK from the coding sequence ATGACCGCGACACGTCCCGCTGAATTCGTCCGCGCCGGCATTGTTCCGGTGAACAATCTGCCGACCCATGAAGCAGAAAGCCTGACCGCCGGAGGCAATCAGGCGCTGATCGTGCTGAACGATCAGGTTTACAATTTGCGCATCACCCGCGCGGGCAAGCTGATCCTGACGAAATGA